The Streptococcus respiraculi sequence GGCTGTAAGCTACGAGCAGGTGATGTGTTAGTTTTAACGGGTGATTTGGGTGCGGGGAAAACCACCCTGACCAAGGGGATTGCTCAAGGTCTTGAGATTAAGCAGATGATTAAAAGTCCGACCTACACCATTGTTCGTGAGTATGAGGGGCGCTTGCCACTCTACCATTTAGATGTTTATCGGATTGGGGATGACCCTGATTCGATTGACTTGGATGACTTTCTCTATGGAAATGGCGTGACGGTGATTGAATGGGGGGAGCTTCTGGATGCCTCACTTTTAGATGATTTTCTACGGATTGTCATTGAAAAAGTGGAGGATGGTCGTAAGCTAGCCCTTGAGCCGCAAGGCAAACGCAGTCAGGCCCTGGCAGAGGAGATTGGTCATGGCGCAGGTTGAAAAAGAGATTTTCTTTGCAGAAGCAGAAGGCTCACATGCAGCAGCTTTCATTGACT is a genomic window containing:
- the tsaE gene encoding tRNA (adenosine(37)-N6)-threonylcarbamoyltransferase complex ATPase subunit type 1 TsaE; amino-acid sequence: MYSQNEEELIALGQAIGCKLRAGDVLVLTGDLGAGKTTLTKGIAQGLEIKQMIKSPTYTIVREYEGRLPLYHLDVYRIGDDPDSIDLDDFLYGNGVTVIEWGELLDASLLDDFLRIVIEKVEDGRKLALEPQGKRSQALAEEIGHGAG